One part of the Candidatus Marinimicrobia bacterium CG08_land_8_20_14_0_20_45_22 genome encodes these proteins:
- a CDS encoding NAD(P)H-dependent glycerol-3-phosphate dehydrogenase — MPFRLKSKSVAVLGAGSWGTTVAIHLYNRKHIVRLWEYFSENVTLMNRTRKNPLLEGIPIPSEIPISNQLDEVIQNVSFIIIAVPSQTVRSLLEKMRGKVLKDVIIINLSKGIERGTLKRMSEVIREVLDHPTDKIVTLHGPSHAEEVSREVPTAVVAASTSPESAQAVQKLFMSSYFRVYTNSDIVGVEVGGAIKNIIAIASGICDGMNLGDNSKAALITRGLLEITRIGMMLGGKEETFAGLSGVGDLIVTCGSKHSRNRYVGEEIGKGRKLKDILAGMTMVAEGVETCQTVHEMVSKYGAVMPISEEIYKVLFENKDPHLAVHHLMNRDPVMERHSIPKK; from the coding sequence ATGCCATTTAGATTGAAATCGAAATCAGTAGCAGTTCTTGGCGCCGGAAGTTGGGGAACAACGGTTGCAATCCATCTTTATAACCGCAAACATATCGTCCGATTGTGGGAATATTTCTCTGAAAATGTCACTCTAATGAACCGCACGCGAAAGAATCCACTTCTCGAAGGTATCCCGATTCCGAGTGAAATTCCGATTTCTAATCAGTTGGATGAAGTTATTCAAAACGTTTCTTTCATTATTATTGCCGTTCCGTCCCAGACGGTTCGTTCTCTACTTGAAAAAATGAGAGGAAAAGTATTAAAAGACGTTATCATCATCAACCTTTCCAAGGGCATCGAGCGCGGAACATTGAAACGGATGAGCGAAGTCATTCGCGAGGTTTTGGATCATCCCACGGACAAGATCGTTACGCTTCACGGACCGAGCCACGCGGAGGAAGTTTCCCGCGAAGTCCCAACAGCAGTCGTCGCGGCTTCGACATCGCCAGAGTCAGCGCAGGCGGTGCAAAAATTATTTATGTCGTCCTATTTTCGTGTTTATACCAATTCGGATATCGTTGGTGTTGAAGTTGGTGGCGCGATTAAAAACATCATCGCCATCGCTTCGGGGATTTGTGATGGAATGAATCTCGGTGACAATTCCAAAGCCGCATTGATCACACGCGGTTTGCTTGAAATTACACGCATCGGCATGATGCTTGGCGGAAAGGAAGAAACATTCGCCGGATTGAGTGGCGTTGGTGATCTGATTGTCACCTGTGGAAGCAAACACAGCCGAAACCGATATGTTGGTGAAGAGATCGGCAAAGGCCGAAAACTCAAGGATATTCTTGCCGGAATGACAATGGTGGCCGAAGGCGTTGAAACTTGCCAAACGGTTCACGAAATGGTTTCAAAATATGGCGCTGTCATGCCAATCTCCGAAGAAATTTACAAGGTGCTGTTTGAGAATAAAGATCCGCACCTTGCCGTTCATCACCTCATGAATCGCGATCCGGTAATGGAACGGCACTCAATCCCGAAAAAATGA
- a CDS encoding phosphoribosylformylglycinamidine cyclo-ligase, producing MKQTYEQVGVSISAGASAVSQIKEIVRGTFQPNVLTDIGLFGGCFQFPTDAYQHPVLVASTDGVGTKLIIANILNRHDTIGQCLVNHCVNDILTTGATPLFFLDYIGMGKLEPSIVKEIISGMAKACRENECSLIGGEMAEMPGIYQVKDYDLVGTIVGVVDRQNLMTGRVKKGDLLLGLPSMGLHTNGFSLARKVLLEKYRIDEFVTSLGTTVGDALLRIHRSYLKPVRSLLQNAGLHAISHITGGGIVGNTSRVLPEDLRLKINWKAWDWLPIFQLIQDAGEIETEEMRKVFNLGIGMILIVDRGSADSITENLNASGESVTLVGEVIEK from the coding sequence GTGAAGCAAACGTATGAGCAAGTGGGCGTCAGCATTTCCGCTGGTGCGTCTGCGGTCTCGCAAATCAAGGAAATCGTTCGCGGCACGTTTCAACCGAACGTTCTGACCGACATTGGATTATTCGGCGGTTGTTTTCAATTTCCAACCGACGCGTATCAGCATCCCGTTTTAGTCGCGAGTACCGATGGTGTCGGCACGAAATTGATCATCGCCAACATACTGAATCGGCACGATACTATCGGGCAGTGTCTGGTAAATCATTGCGTGAACGATATTTTGACGACGGGCGCGACACCGCTCTTTTTTCTTGATTATATTGGAATGGGGAAATTAGAACCGTCGATCGTTAAAGAAATTATTTCTGGAATGGCAAAAGCCTGCCGGGAAAACGAATGTTCGCTCATCGGAGGCGAGATGGCGGAAATGCCCGGAATTTATCAGGTCAAGGATTACGACCTCGTTGGAACAATTGTTGGTGTTGTTGATCGGCAGAATTTGATGACAGGTAGAGTAAAAAAAGGCGATCTGCTTCTGGGTTTACCGTCGATGGGTTTACACACCAATGGGTTTTCGCTGGCGCGGAAAGTGCTACTTGAAAAATACCGAATCGACGAGTTCGTCACTTCTTTGGGGACAACTGTCGGCGACGCGCTTCTCCGGATTCATCGTTCTTATCTGAAACCAGTTAGATCGCTTCTTCAAAATGCGGGACTTCATGCAATCAGTCACATCACAGGCGGCGGAATTGTCGGCAACACATCGCGGGTGCTTCCGGAAGATTTGCGGCTCAAGATCAACTGGAAAGCATGGGACTGGCTACCGATATTTCAACTGATTCAGGATGCGGGTGAGATCGAGACGGAAGAAATGCGGAAGGTTTTCAACCTCGGTATCGGGATGATTTTAATTGTAGATCGCGGTTCGGCGGATTCCATTACAGAAAACCTGAACGCTTCTGGAGAATCTGTCACTCTTGTCGGCGAGGTGATCGAAAAATAA